The DNA segment GGTCATGTTCAAAACAGAGACAGTTTACTGCTCCTAAACCTGATGCTGCAGTgcatttctttttgtgtgttataAACAGGCACTTGTGCAATTGACATGCACATAACATGTTACTTATTTGTTCTTTTGTAGCTTTCTGCACCTCCAGTTTGGAAATCCACACCCTTTCTACAATGGCAGCGGTAAGTCAGTCCCGTAGGTGCTGCCCTACCTGTATATAGCcgcatttacatttatttgccTCTCTAGAAGAAAGTCTGCTCTGGACAATAGACTGTTTCATCGGTCCTTGTTTTGAATAAGGCTGTAGGGCAATTAGATATTCTAATTTagaattttattattatattatactgCTACTGCGATACAAAATAACTATTGCAGGCCCATGATGCAAAGTAGGTctgatgtcatttttattatatactgaacataaacacagactgtacTATAAAAGTTGAATTAATATCAGTTTAAATTTGCATTTGCTCTTAAAGTCAGTCGTGATAGTACCTTGCAGTTCAGTGCAGTTGACAGTGATTTAATCTATTCAGTTAATTCAAAAAGTCATCATGTAATATATTGATAGtgtaaaaaaatctttttggtCGCCCAGCTTTAGTTGTAGAAATTATTTTCCTGATACATGTATAAAGGTTCATAGTAAATTCCTCAGAGATAGATTTCACAGCTCTTAattttttcctgcatgcctgaaatgacaaaatacatcCCATTCTGTCACATGAATAGATGAGAACATTTACAGTGTGACACATTTGCCTTACACTTTACCATAATTGATGCTATTTAGCTTCAAAAAAATTCAATAAACTACTTTAAATTCCTAAAAGCACACCCTCTCCATCTTactcacaaaaaaatctaaaatctgtgtgcatgcatattttTTATAATACAAATTTACCTGCTGCGCACAAGATGTCGCCTCCATGACTGAAAAGTCCTGAAATGCACATTGAACAATGATTAGATTCAAAGCTAGTTGAACAAGTCTTGAACTCATACATAAGGcaagcacagagaaactttctcACTTTAGCAGATTAATATGAGAATAGCACAATAAACACCTCCCCTCCACACAGAtactttgtgtctgtttctttgtttaacagttaaataactgtaatgatgtaattttaaatgtgtgacCAGATCGGAAATCGTGGAACAGTGACTGAGGCGGCCGGTTTCGACCCAGAGGCAGATGTCCAGAGGCTTAGAGGAGCTATGAAGGGAGCGGGTGAGTGATCCAGCCTCTGTCATCCAGAAACCATCATTAGCTAAAGATATGTCTTCCTGTGCCCTTAAGACGAGGTCTCCATggaagaaaaatataattactctcttcctcctctccaggaaagtttgaaaactaaattcagaGTTGCTTAGTGCTCGTGTTGTCATGGCAGCTTGAAATTTGCTATAGTCCATCCACTCTGCTGGATGTGTCCTCGCACTTTGCCTCACCATTACACAATGTGTTGTAAAGCTTTCTCCTCACTCCTGATATGGAGGGTAAATTGATCTCGACTTCTGCTGATCATGCAGGAAGTAGTAGTAGCGAGCTAATCTCATTATGGGTCGCCCTGCTCTGAAACCATGTTAGCAGGTATGTACAGCTCAAAGAGGTTCATCCTAACAAACATTCAGGAGTGTAacaatcacatttttctctctatcaACAAATATCATGGGGTGGAATGTTGATGCTGTTAGGGTTTGCAAGCATAATCATCTTCCCCTGACTCTAGTTTGAGCTCTATTACAAACAGATGGTTTCTGTGCTGTTGCCAACAAACAATGTGTGTTAGGATCATCTCCAGGGATGCAGCACTGGTGTCCGATTCTGTGTCCTACGCGCTGCTCTTAAGCTGAGTAGGAATATTGGAATCCGTGATCCTtacaattttaaacatttaaaactaatAGCGGCCAAGGTTATTAGATTcagcatttttatatttcttgcAGGCACCGATGAGGCAGCAGTCATCGAAGTCATAGCACACCGTACTATTGCCCAGAGGCAGCGCATCAAAGAGGCCTACAAACAAGCGATTGGGAAGGTGAGAGTTTTGAAAGAGCTGTACATAAAGGCAGCAAACCAAGTCTAATTGTGAATGACACTATGTGTTGTCATAATAAATAACTGTGCATGaagcagagaaagcagagaaatgaGAGGTAGAACGCCAGAAGAATTTAAAAACCAGCCTTAAGAGGCTActggcagctgctgcagatgtgtCATCTCTTAGCCTCTTGTTCCATTGTGTACTCTCTCATCATTTTACATTAGGTGGAGTTCGACTGTGCTAGCAGCACTGATAATATGCAAGTTAACTATTGACTATAAAGCAGAAATTAGTACCAACTATATAAACAAAGACCAGGATAGACATGGCTTTGTATTCTGGAAAGGGGAATTTTTACTTCTATATAAACTTTACCCACAGACCTATGCTGCCCGCTTTTTTTGTTTCGTTACTATGTGGGTCAATATATTAACTAACAGGGAAGTCCGGGATGTTTATTGTATTGACATAATGAGTTAATGACCAGCTCACCACACAGTGTCTGTTAAGAGGTCAGTTATCTGTAAATTCCACTCAGGGAGctgcagaaaaagcaaagattgTGAGTGGAATCCTCGCAGGCAGAAAGAGTGAGTCATGTTGCACACGGTGACGCCCACATGTGGTCACACAGGCCGGTTATGTGGAACAGCTTCTCTGTTCACAAGAAAACTGTGTCCAGAAAACCACACCCTCTAGCGGAGACTCAAGTCTTGTTGCTGGAATGTGTGAATGTCCACGCTGGCAGCACAAACCTCAACATGAAGCCACTGTTAACGGATATTTAATGTTATAGTTGATTAGATTTCATCACAGAttattttgttatatatatatatatatatatatatatatatatatgatttggCTCTTTTCCTACTAATCCATCTGTTCCTGCCCCTCCCTGCAGGACCTGGCAGATGACCTGTCCTCAGAGCTGAGTGGGAACTTCAGGAGTGTTGTTCTAGGTCTGCTGATGCTGGCACCAGTGTACGATGCCTACGAGCTGAAAAATGCAATGAAGGTCAGTATTCGTCATCcatttgtcctgtttttaaaggataagtctggtgatataTTCGATTTTTCCTATTGCCGTGAAATCATCTGAAAAGACCAGAACTGACGATGATCAAGTATTGTCCGTGTAGCTATAACAAAATTAGATTGTGCCATGGggctccattgttgtccagaaactattaaaaacacttgCGTGAGCCATACTGTGGCATTGTATGACATGTTTCCTCTATACAATGAacctgggcactgtagtttattttgaatcaaTCCCACATCCACTGTCCTGCTCCCCTTGATACTGTTATTCCCCAAACTTGTAttaatccgcagctgaaaatagtccctaaaACATATGTAGTTTACacctgtttgagtaacattttctaacaactacagtgcccagctgaattattaaaaaattatttaggttgtttttttttgtttgtttgtttgtttgtttttttgttgttgttgtttgtgataTGTCCTCAGTGAGTCCTCAGAGACTGACTCactcattgttggttttgaggGAATTTGTGagcaataacaacaataaagaatatcaccagccttatcctttaagcAAATTCTTCTTCTATTGATAAGCTTGTCTTGTGTATTCAGTCAAAAGCATCACACCACCTTCATGTGCTCATATCTTGTTTTATCTGTACTATGTCATCACAGGGGGCTGGAACAGAAGAGGCTTGTCTCATTGATATTCTCGCCTCAAGGTcaaatgctgaaataaaaacCATCAATGCCTTCTACAAGAAAGGTAACTGCGCAATTTCTGTGAATAGAATTTCTGACATCAGATCATGGTATATCTCAGCGTCCGCAGATGCCTATGTGCTGTGTATGACATCCAATACCATGTACCAGTGACTATGCATTATTAGAAAACAGTGGGTGGAATAAATTATTCATAAAAGCCATTGTTGCTCTGTATGTGGCAGTTTATTGTTTGCTtatttgttcctctgtggtTGTACTGACAGTAGTTGGCACATATTTTCAAAGTGGCTTTTAAATGGCTTAGTTTACATGTACAAGTTTCTTACATCCATAGTATCCTAGTTGGTGAATTTAGTTCACTATACATGAACATTAATGGAACCTCATTACTTTTACTAATCTCATAAAAGGTCTGGTCCTTAACATGTTGTATCTTGAACTAGGTAACTATTTGCTAACAGCATAAGCCATTAAAATGAACCAggttactggttttaatgttgtggctgctCACTGTATATCCATCATCATGTTGCATGTGGTGGCTGATTTTCTCTATTGGATTACACATTCTGTATTCTAATTTTGTTATGTATTTTTGTGGCCAGAATATGGGAAAGACCTGGAAGAGGATGTGTGTGGAGACACATCTGGGATGTTTCAGAGAGTTTTGGTCTCTTTACTCACGGTAAGCAAACATCAGCCTATATCTTCTCTGGGCTTGGGCCAATGCAAATGTTTCAATGgcacatttaaattaaaattcagtttgatttaaaaaaaagaatgaaattcAAGTAGAAACATAATGTATTCATTTCTTTGTATCTTCTGGAAAACATCACTGTTTCAGTAGAtcaattttcttttcacttgaTTTGTAAGAAATTAAGTATTTTGAAATACGTCGGGACACACGAGTTGGAAAGTGTTAATAGGAACTTTGTGAAAACTTTTCCCAACCTCTGTTTGTTTAATAGAGGGAATAGTAGTCTCTTCTGTGTCATAAAACACcagttttccttctttctttttttattctgtctccCTCATTAAGCaatactacatttattttaacttaaGCTGCTCTGTTTTCTACGCTGTAGGCTGGACGGGATGAAAGCGATAAAGTGGATGAGGCCCAGGCTGTTCAAGATGCCAAGGTAAAGGTTCTGGTCTGTAGATGAAAGGCTGTGTTTAAGTCATGACTCCCTGTATACTCTGATTTTTTCTACATTCTTGTGATTGCAGGAAATCTATGAGGCTGGTGAGGCTCGATGGGGCACGGACGAGGTTAAATTCCTCACTGTGCTTTGTGTGAGGAACCGAAACCATCTGTTGCGAGGTACTCTCACTGTACCACTGTATTGACAAATATTATGTTAAGATCTGCAGATCTTCTAATATCCTTGTGTCTATTAGTGTTGTGTATCATGTGATTATACTTCCCTTTACCCAAGGCGGGTACAGAAGTCATGTAGAAGACTCAGGGGATTTTACTGACCCCTTGTGGGAGTTTTAGGCATAAACCTACTCTTTTTGTTGAAACACCGTTCATTCATGTTGTGTGTATTGTCATGACTTAAATGATGAATTTACTCTTTAATTATAACTTATGTAACTGTATTCTATTTACCTGTATATTATTGTTTCCTTCTTCCAGTGTTTGAGGAGTATCAGAAGATTTCTGGAAGAGACATTGAGGACAGCATTAAGAGGGAGATGTCTGGCTGTCTGGAGGACGTCTTCCTGGCCATAGGTCTGTCTCCTCTATGTCTTGCTCCTACAAATAGATATCAATAGATATAGAGATTCAAACTTGTCATTGGCAGCTGTTAACATTCAAGTTCAAATGAGCACAGATAGAGAAACTAGAACccagaaaatgaatggaaataccatttacagatacagtataGTAGTTGGTCTGAGGGAAATTTagcaaagaaacacactgcGACAACTGCCTGGCACTTAGGTCACCAAAATAAACCTATGCAATAAATACTAATATTGTGAAGCTGCTATTCAGCTTTTGTTGACTCTATCATAGAGGTATTGATTTAACTCTGTGGAAATTATTTGAGCCTTCAGTTGGTGGTGTATTCCCTTTATTGTGAAGAGTTATGTTACTACACCTTTATGTCAAAACAGGGGACCAGACATTTCAGGTCacactatatatatacacacacacacacacacacacacacacacacaatacaaaggTGTTGCATCTTATATACTGgaatttgtttttgctttgcagTGAAATGCATGAGGAGCAAGCCAGCGTTCTTCGCAGAGCGATTATACAAATCAATgaaggtaaatatttcatgctTGTAATGGAGCTACTATGCTAGCTGTGTGGCCATTAATAATCTTTTTTATggtaaacaagatgttttcagtcagaacTATATatctttgtgtatttctgtgtccATGTGATAGAAGTGTTATTTTCTGCTTAATGTCGTCATACCCTCCCCTACGTCACAAACATGCTCTCATTACATTGATTCTTACTTTTACTCTGCACAGTTGAATTTACAGGCAATTAGAGTTATGGATATACATAATTACAGTAGTTACTGAACATCAGGAATGAGAAAAGCACATGATGTTATCATACTTAATGACGCAAGGTTTAGCCCAGTGtaaacacagtctctctctcttgtcagGGGCTGGGCACCACAGATAGTGTCCTCATCAGAATAATGGTTGCTAGGGCTGAGATTGACATGTTGGACATTAAGGCGCAGTTCCTGAAGATGTATGGCAAGACTCTCTACTCCTTCATCAAGGTGAGCACCGGATACAAGGGGCGGGGAGACATTTTAGTCAGCAAAGGTTTTGCAATACGTCAACTCCACTTTAATGTAGCTTTGAACTGTCACTACACTGTAATTTACCACTGCTTTCACTGCATTTGATTGGCCAAATGTTCATCCTTAAGAAACAGTAATGTTATCTGGTTTTTCAAATAcctgaataaaaatgtcacagaatttattataattttggTTCTTTGATGAGCACGGCTGAAGTTATTCCCAGCACCGGCCCTTTGAAGTCTCACATATCTTTCTCTTCACTGCGTAGGGAGACACATCTGGAGACTACCGCAAAATCCTGCTGGAGCTGTGTGGAGGCGAGTAAAAAGAAACATCAGAGCAACTAACTCTGTCTTTATTCTGCAGACCACATtctgagcttttttttgttgatcATGTCTCGTGTATCGTTTTTTCTTCTATGGCCTTCATATTTCACTGATTGACCACAGTGccttgttttactgtttgtaaTATCAATTAAACCAAAGACCAATGACCTTTTACACGcgtctgtgtttttgttattgatcaTGTGTTAAGGATTAATTTATGGTATTGGTTAGAGAGAAGGATATATTCTCTCCACGTCTTAAAAAGCATAAAAGATGAATGTTATTGGTGTCTTGTTACAGCgcaatattttcatcactgtctcAGTCAGTGAAGTCCATTTGCTTAATTGGTCGCAAGTCCTCATTTGTTGAGTCAGCCCTGCGTCGTTTGACTCAATTACATTAACGGGATGCTGGCTTTATTTGGGCAGGCAGTAAAGTGAGCTTTAATCAAGTTAAGGAGGATGTCCCATAGCTCATACAAACTTACAGCTCCATACAGAACAATGAGCCTGGGAAATAATGTGAAGTGGTTGCACTCAAGGTGACCACTAGGTGGAACCAAAACAATCTCCATGTGTGTAGCAGCTAGGAGCTCAGTAGTACAGGAGATGAATGAGTTTTTAAACAGTACAGctctgaatgtttttcatttagctGCAAAGTAGGACTCATCTTCAGTTTTCCCCTTCTGGCTGGGGAGCTGCCACCCTCTGTGTCCATCTGGTGAACGCCTCATTTAGTCATTTCTGAGTGTTCAGAGGTTTTCAAGGCAACTGGGAAGTTGATTACGGCACCAGAAATGCTGAGGTTTCTCAGTGGTATATTTGttctatgtgtttttttttttgtctctttaccCTTATTTACAGCAGCTGTAGCCATGTGCACAATAGTGTACAATACCTTCCAATACTTGACATTAAAACAAGAGAATAGTATTAGTTTATGAATCAAATGAAATGCTTTCAACCTTAGATGCCTCCTTTACTGTGTTCAGTATAAAAATTTTTATAAGCACCTTCGTTTATTTGAATACAAGGTTTGAAGTGTGCTCATTATACATTAaaaggatttctttttttcatcgTGTactataaaatatgatgtaatGAAAGCAAAAACTCTTTCAAGACCATTTAAAAAGAACAGGGTTGAGACGTGCAGGAAATCCTTGATAAATGTAAGAAAGTCCTATAAGGTATAACAACAAAAGCAGTGTAAGACAAAGTGGGGGCAGAAAATGAGAAGCACGCTTAATAACTCCAGGAATGTACTGAACATTAAGTCACACTGGGAGACAGTTTGTTCATATCCACTTTCACAGTACTGTAGATATCCTGTGCTGATCCTGAGTAAGTGAACAACAGAAATAACATAGCAACAGAAATAAGATGCATGGCAAAGGAGACGTGTCCTAATGTATACTGTGCACTCATCCCTCTGACTACTGGCATACAGTACGTAGGAGGTAAAGCTACTTACTGCATGAAAAAAGCTGTGAGTCAAAGTAATGCAACTTTCACTTTACTGTTCAACCCTGGTCTAGTTTCAGCATTACAATATACAAAGATAGAAATATAGAAATGTGAAGCAGAATTAAAACTGTTCACAGcctatattattattttcaagAAATACTGTTTATATCCTCCAAAATGTTTTGGCCCAACAAAATTTATTGAATGAGTCAGTTTTAGCTttagttttgtcattttagcaTTCTTTACtcttattaaaaatatatgagaACTCTGGACCAAGACATTTTGATATAAGATCTCTTTTATAAtcatatggagagagagagaataaacaaTAATGCTGAATTATCATCATGCATCATGTCTGTGTAGCTTAAAATCAATTCTTACTTTGGTTAAGCCACCTTTTACAAGAACTCATGTCTACACTTCATCTTACTGCATTCAACACAAGATAgtgtgaaaatattattatgtAGAGAGACTGATGTGAGATTGACACCACGCTTGTACTTGTCTGTTCAgtatgaagctacaaccagaggatagttagcttagcttagcacaaagactggaaatatcaagcctggctctgtccaaacaAAATCCACCTTCCGGCATGTCTAAAGCTTTAGAGCTGGATCTTAGATTTAGAGTAAAAACAATAGTTCTCAGTTTTAGAGAGACTATGTCTTTGGGAACACTGACTTCATGGAAGCCTGTTGTCACTGTGAGCTTGCAAGGCAAATCAAATATCATTATAATAGTCTAGTTCATTTCTTAAAGAAAAATCATACCAGATTGTCTTTGCtgcttgaaaaaagaaactctTCAATGCAAAGTCAAGCAGAGAAGGAACAGACTGTCTCATTTTAATTGCTCCTACAAAACATCAACACTAACACTGTAATTTTCTGCTCCACAGACAGTCTGGGGTTTCTGTCTGAAACACTatcacaaagaggaaaaactcagGTACTGAAATATGTGACAAGATCTACAGGATGAAACCTATACAtgagggcagtgtgtgtgtgtgtgaggagggggGCGCGTGTGGAAGGTGGACAGACCACTAGAAAGATAGCGTCAGACAAAGGGAAGGCCTTTGTTCTAATCACAGGGGACAGCTGAGAACAAGGGTGGTGAGAGTAGTGTGAAGCCCGCAGTGGAACCTCAGAGAGTCCACAAGAGGGAAGGGTgggaggagacagaggcagcCAACCGTTTGTTTCAATCATTGTTCAAGGTCAAAATTCTTTCTCTGGTAATCTACTGCTTTTTGTAGTAAAGCACTGACTGTTGGTAGATGCAGAGGAAGCAAACCATGAAACTCAAAActattcactgtttttaatcTGATCACATGTCACAGACTGGAATTATTTATGAATTACTTAAAACTCAGCTAATCAGAAAACCtttttgacaacatatttttttctagaATTCatgacaagaaaataaatcatacaATGTGTCTAGATGCACAAACatctagacacacacacaaaaatatgtctGAAGATCACATTTGAAGTGTATATATCTGTAGCAACTACAGTTTAGCTCATAATTTACACAGCCAGCCAAACAAAATGCTTATTATGTTTGACCACTGAGAGATTATGCAGAAATGTGCATAATGCAGTAACACATCAGTGACACAGGCAGGTGGAAGGGAGTCCCCAGTGCAAAGAAAACTGAGATGGCAGATGGGATTTTAAAACGCACTCAGTTTACAGATGCAGAATCTTTTGACAGCCATTACTGTTAAAATTGTCTTTTCTTTGAAATTGCAGCTTCTTTCTATGTAAATGAGCCTCTGTCAGCGGCTCATATCGGGTCCTCGTTTGTAGAATAATAATCATTTCCGATCAGCCTCAGCTTTTCCAGAGATATTTATTCCAATCTGTAAACTTCATTTCCATTCTCATGATCAGTTCTCATAACTTGAACTGCAATGTAATCAATATTTAGTGcacatttcattattcatttaagCTGTGAATTATCATGTAGATAGTCCACATTGGAGGCTATGGGCATAGCCAGCGGGCAACACAGAACATAGAAAATAAGAAACTTCCATTTCCACAGGagaataaaaaatttaaaagatGAACTTGAGTTgtgattgagagagagagggacacacTGTGAGCCATATCAAGGTTAGAATAAGGGTCGTCCCCCAGAGAGACGTTCAGCCCTTGACTGACTGATGGTCAAAGGACTACTGATAACACACCCATTAATATGGAACAGGGCAAAGCTACTGTCATGAAGTTGAATACAATGAAATCCAAAACGTGACTGTTGCTATTTGCACATGTAACTGCAGGTAGAGCGAACTGGAATACAGACATTGTACCAGCTATATAGTAGATGAcgagagaatgaaagaaatcCAGAGACAGCTGTTAGGACACACTGATACTCAAAGATAACACCCAGCAGCAGACATGTGGAATCCATTAATATgatgcacagagacacacaactaCATGCTAATGTGAAgtctgcacatacacatatctTCATTCTAAATGCATGAGAAAGACTGACAGGA comes from the Lates calcarifer isolate ASB-BC8 linkage group LG9, TLL_Latcal_v3, whole genome shotgun sequence genome and includes:
- the anxa4 gene encoding annexin A4 — its product is MAAIGNRGTVTEAAGFDPEADVQRLRGAMKGAGTDEAAVIEVIAHRTIAQRQRIKEAYKQAIGKDLADDLSSELSGNFRSVVLGLLMLAPVYDAYELKNAMKGAGTEEACLIDILASRSNAEIKTINAFYKKEYGKDLEEDVCGDTSGMFQRVLVSLLTAGRDESDKVDEAQAVQDAKEIYEAGEARWGTDEVKFLTVLCVRNRNHLLRVFEEYQKISGRDIEDSIKREMSGCLEDVFLAIVKCMRSKPAFFAERLYKSMKGLGTTDSVLIRIMVARAEIDMLDIKAQFLKMYGKTLYSFIKGDTSGDYRKILLELCGGE